Proteins co-encoded in one Sporosarcina sp. FSL K6-1522 genomic window:
- the cccB gene encoding cytochrome c551, whose amino-acid sequence MKKQLLAVLFGATLVLGACGGGDKAKETDKGNTGGETAAVDAEAIVDKSCIMCHGGNLEGQGNAPALTDVGSRLTEEEIKAVIVDGRGGMPAVKMSDEESTAVAQWLAEKK is encoded by the coding sequence ATGAAGAAACAACTTTTAGCAGTTCTATTCGGAGCTACGCTTGTCCTTGGGGCATGTGGCGGCGGAGACAAAGCGAAAGAAACAGATAAGGGTAATACTGGTGGCGAAACAGCAGCAGTTGACGCAGAAGCAATCGTCGATAAGAGCTGTATCATGTGTCACGGTGGCAACCTTGAAGGACAAGGGAACGCTCCAGCACTTACGGATGTTGGCTCACGTTTGACTGAAGAGGAAATCAAAGCTGTTATTGTTGATGGTAGAGGCGGTATGCCAGCTGTCAAAATGAGCGATGAAGAATCAACTGCAGTAGCACAATGGTTAGCTGAGAAAAAATAA
- the ftsE gene encoding cell division ATP-binding protein FtsE, which translates to MIVMKDVYKKYSNGVVAANGINVEIGGGEFVYVVGPSGAGKTTFIKMMYREERPTSGEIHIDGTNLATLRSKRVPYLRRQIGVVFQDFKLLPKLNVYENVAFALEVIEESPTEIRKKVNEVLGLVGLTQKARMFPDELSGGEQQRVSIARSIVNKPKVVIADEPTGNLDPETSWEIMRIFEQINARGTTIVMATHNREIVNTIRHRVIAIEGGLITRDEYGGDYGYES; encoded by the coding sequence ATGATAGTGATGAAAGATGTGTACAAGAAATACTCGAATGGTGTTGTAGCTGCAAACGGTATCAATGTCGAAATTGGCGGTGGCGAGTTTGTCTATGTAGTAGGTCCGAGTGGTGCAGGTAAAACAACATTCATTAAAATGATGTACCGTGAAGAAAGACCAACAAGTGGAGAAATTCATATTGATGGTACGAATCTTGCAACGTTGCGCAGCAAGCGTGTTCCTTATTTACGCAGGCAAATTGGTGTTGTATTTCAAGACTTTAAACTATTACCGAAATTGAATGTTTATGAGAATGTAGCGTTTGCGCTTGAAGTAATTGAAGAATCGCCAACCGAAATCAGAAAAAAGGTAAATGAAGTACTTGGACTTGTTGGATTAACGCAGAAGGCGCGCATGTTTCCGGATGAATTATCAGGAGGAGAACAGCAAAGAGTGTCGATTGCAAGGTCCATTGTCAACAAACCGAAAGTCGTCATTGCCGATGAACCGACAGGTAACCTTGACCCTGAAACTTCATGGGAGATCATGAGGATTTTCGAACAGATTAATGCTCGTGGTACGACAATTGTCATGGCCACCCATAACAGGGAAATCGTCAATACAATCAGGCACCGGGTTATCGCAATAGAGGGCGGACTGATCACCCGTGATGAGTACGGAGGTGATTACGGCTATGAAAGCTAG